Proteins encoded by one window of Superficieibacter sp. HKU1:
- a CDS encoding glycosyltransferase family 8 protein, with product MESTIHVVFCSDGNYIEYLATSLASVYHNNLTNNVHFHVFSYDVSEDQLDKVRSQAGNISVYKIEDADLEKYDGQSSLAHINKSTYIRLLVPRLLPEDVTRFVYLDVDTLCFSSLAALSAVDIDNTVCAVVTDNSQEINRKNSQRIGMTDARYFNAGFLYINRRAWLAHDVERKTQDILRERKGQLKYLDQDALNIVLENNVVFIDKKWNLLYTLLNDEQRQDFIYHPESVPVIMHFTGGRKPWYREHRGTGQHLYLFYRNFTAWRDAPLRSYSGRMRATDYRVYARDAFKKGQVLEGLRYYAGYIRKKLAK from the coding sequence ATGGAATCCACCATTCACGTCGTTTTTTGCTCTGACGGCAATTACATTGAATACTTAGCGACTTCTCTGGCGTCGGTTTATCATAATAACCTGACAAACAACGTTCATTTCCATGTCTTCTCTTATGATGTCAGCGAAGACCAGCTGGATAAAGTCAGATCGCAGGCCGGTAATATTTCAGTTTATAAAATTGAAGATGCCGATCTTGAGAAATATGATGGGCAATCATCATTAGCGCATATCAATAAATCAACCTATATCCGGCTGCTGGTGCCGCGTCTGCTGCCTGAAGATGTCACCCGCTTTGTCTACCTTGATGTTGATACGCTCTGTTTTTCCTCTTTAGCTGCCCTCAGTGCGGTCGATATCGATAATACGGTCTGCGCGGTGGTGACGGATAACTCGCAGGAGATTAACCGTAAAAATAGTCAGCGTATTGGTATGACTGATGCCCGCTATTTTAATGCCGGTTTTCTCTATATTAACCGCCGCGCCTGGCTGGCACATGACGTGGAGCGCAAAACGCAGGATATCTTGCGTGAGCGCAAAGGGCAGCTAAAGTATCTCGATCAGGATGCGTTAAATATCGTTCTGGAAAACAACGTTGTTTTCATTGATAAGAAGTGGAATCTGCTCTATACGCTGCTGAATGACGAGCAGCGACAAGATTTTATTTATCATCCTGAATCGGTTCCGGTGATCATGCATTTTACCGGTGGGCGTAAGCCCTGGTACAGAGAGCATCGGGGGACCGGTCAACATCTCTATCTCTTCTACCGTAATTTCACCGCCTGGCGCGACGCTCCACTGCGCAGCTACAGCGGGCGAATGCGGGCAACGGATTATCGGGTATATGCGCGCGACGCCTTCAAAAAAGGGCAGGTGCTGGAAGGGTTACGCTATTACGCAGGCTATATCAGAAAGAAATTAGCGAAATAA
- a CDS encoding glycosyltransferase, which translates to MFGKNFILSQQTFSGTVITTLPAKRLNIAYGIDKNFLFGACISVTSILENNKNIPLAFHIFSDYNDEETCKKLEELATHYQTTITLYIINNDCLADFPYTIRYSYAAYYRFLTCEYLKSQADSLVYLDADIICKGSVEPLLNLDIEDNIVAAVIDVEMMQKRAVQVFGFEPDTYFNSGMLYIDLKAWQENNILEKIIAIFSDEALAPKLTFPDQDALNLLVRGKVKFLHRGYNAFYNFDDEPKIKRADRYKEIINDDTVFIHYVGVTKPWFQWAKDYPAITYFSEIYKISPWRDQPLYDARTLKQFKKKSVHQKYLGHRFEGFKTYLAYTWKKMKK; encoded by the coding sequence ATGTTTGGTAAGAATTTCATACTCAGCCAACAAACTTTTTCCGGCACCGTCATCACAACGTTACCCGCAAAACGACTTAATATTGCTTATGGGATCGACAAAAATTTCTTATTCGGTGCCTGTATTTCTGTCACATCAATACTTGAAAATAATAAAAATATCCCTTTAGCCTTTCATATTTTTTCTGATTATAATGACGAAGAAACCTGTAAGAAGTTAGAAGAACTGGCTACTCATTATCAGACTACAATCACATTGTATATTATCAATAATGATTGTCTTGCTGACTTCCCTTATACTATCCGTTATTCCTACGCGGCCTATTATCGTTTTCTTACCTGCGAATACCTTAAGTCACAGGCCGATAGCCTGGTATATCTGGATGCAGATATTATCTGTAAGGGTAGCGTAGAACCTCTGTTAAACCTGGATATCGAAGATAATATTGTTGCGGCCGTCATTGACGTCGAGATGATGCAGAAAAGAGCGGTACAGGTTTTTGGCTTTGAACCTGATACTTACTTTAACAGCGGTATGTTATATATCGATCTGAAAGCATGGCAAGAAAATAATATCCTGGAAAAAATTATCGCCATCTTCTCGGACGAAGCGCTTGCACCGAAGTTAACGTTCCCCGATCAGGACGCGCTCAATCTTCTGGTAAGAGGAAAAGTGAAGTTTCTCCACCGTGGTTACAACGCTTTCTATAACTTCGATGATGAACCAAAAATAAAACGGGCCGACCGCTATAAAGAGATCATAAATGATGACACGGTGTTTATTCATTATGTTGGCGTGACAAAACCTTGGTTCCAGTGGGCCAAAGATTACCCTGCCATAACGTATTTTAGCGAGATCTACAAAATTTCGCCGTGGCGTGACCAGCCGCTATACGACGCCAGAACATTAAAGCAGTTTAAAAAGAAATCGGTCCATCAAAAATATCTGGGCCACCGTTTTGAAGGCTTCAAAACTTATCTGGCCTATACCTGGAAGAAGATGAAAAAATAA
- a CDS encoding glycosyltransferase family 2 protein, translating to MMNEKPVLSIIMATHNNGVLASDAIMSVISNIPHNCELLVINDGSTDESDQIIRELTHKYNNIRYYYQPKSGVSVARNRGIELSKGDYLAFIDGDDLYSKHFFSVVMPLLEKRQYDIIAYENTRDLSVFMAAEKSNLQYKPDTRYEEIMQKTFKASHWQVWSRIFSKDIIGDDRFPEHLSYFEDVSFTPFQYLKSKNLCKVNSILYYYRKNRLSVTETHQENDIMDMSYALNKFITSVKEHPETASLTTMAMMNCYIELRKKTRKMRGYYSYSHEEMQLIGKLKEACLYKNIDTKHKKFYLRVKLYQFDLFFSRLKYKLLPRWIRKQ from the coding sequence ATGATGAACGAAAAGCCTGTTCTTAGCATAATTATGGCGACACACAACAATGGCGTGCTGGCGTCAGATGCCATTATGTCTGTTATAAGTAATATCCCGCACAATTGTGAACTTTTGGTAATAAATGATGGTTCCACGGATGAATCAGACCAGATTATCCGCGAACTTACACACAAATATAATAACATACGTTACTATTACCAACCTAAGAGCGGCGTTTCCGTTGCGCGAAATCGGGGTATTGAACTCAGCAAGGGAGATTACCTCGCATTTATTGATGGGGACGATCTGTACAGCAAACATTTCTTTAGTGTGGTAATGCCTCTTTTGGAAAAGCGGCAATACGACATTATTGCATATGAAAATACTCGCGATCTCAGCGTATTTATGGCGGCCGAAAAAAGCAATCTCCAGTACAAGCCAGATACTCGCTACGAAGAGATTATGCAAAAAACTTTCAAAGCCTCACACTGGCAAGTATGGAGCCGTATCTTTAGTAAAGACATTATTGGAGATGACCGCTTCCCTGAGCACCTCTCCTACTTTGAAGACGTTTCATTTACTCCTTTTCAATATTTGAAAAGCAAGAATCTGTGTAAAGTAAACAGTATTCTGTATTATTACCGCAAGAATAGATTGAGCGTCACTGAAACGCATCAGGAAAATGACATCATGGATATGTCGTATGCGTTGAATAAATTTATTACCAGCGTGAAAGAGCATCCGGAGACGGCGTCACTGACCACTATGGCGATGATGAATTGCTATATTGAGCTCAGGAAAAAGACCAGAAAGATGCGTGGCTACTATAGCTATAGCCATGAAGAAATGCAGTTAATTGGCAAGCTTAAAGAAGCATGCCTGTATAAGAATATAGATACGAAGCATAAAAAATTCTATTTAAGGGTCAAACTTTATCAGTTTGATCTTTTCTTTTCACGGCTAAAATACAAATTACTGCCACGCTGGATTAGAAAACAATAG
- a CDS encoding O-antigen ligase family protein yields MTLKGLTFSPLAKKACEWTLCTGLLATLFSLLLVNVDVAAKLFSVTALVSLVYIVAERKLLSSKKALLILVGVIFLIGIYNVLWLEVFKPEKTVFSGTYRAYLYAARMLICGTFVILAFSMIRQNMKRFIVPCLSILLIATVIYAGVEDTHNQLPRIMLAFKVATTAGYAVALIGIVCSAWLIQLKPKFYSLILALISACVLVTLALNETRAAMLTYPLVILLMLLVNYSHSRKKLLRRAALFFVLLMACGAVMKDVIQQRTQNLMSDITSYQNNNSNTSVGARLAMYQVGLETMKLNFIGQSIEDRQNAITTMIQQHPNLSGAAPYLNVHLHNEVIETLSLKGIVGTLLLLLLYITLIYYSIRHKNISLFVVTLAIMLFGLSDVLLYSREMPIVAMSCIALCVLLQQNKVNDERKACS; encoded by the coding sequence ATGACCTTAAAGGGATTGACCTTTTCTCCACTGGCAAAAAAAGCGTGTGAATGGACGCTGTGTACGGGCTTACTGGCTACCCTTTTTTCGCTTCTGTTGGTGAATGTTGATGTGGCCGCTAAATTATTTAGCGTGACTGCATTGGTTTCCCTGGTTTATATCGTTGCTGAAAGGAAGTTGCTCTCTTCAAAAAAAGCGCTGCTGATACTGGTTGGCGTCATTTTCCTGATAGGCATTTATAACGTCCTCTGGCTGGAGGTTTTTAAGCCAGAAAAAACCGTTTTTTCAGGCACATATCGCGCTTATTTATATGCAGCACGTATGCTTATCTGTGGTACGTTTGTTATCCTGGCATTCAGTATGATCAGACAAAACATGAAACGTTTTATTGTCCCTTGTCTGTCGATACTGCTTATAGCGACGGTAATTTATGCTGGAGTGGAAGATACGCATAATCAGCTCCCCCGAATTATGTTGGCTTTTAAAGTCGCCACAACGGCAGGCTATGCCGTCGCCCTCATCGGTATCGTATGCAGCGCGTGGCTCATTCAGCTAAAACCAAAGTTTTACTCGTTAATATTGGCCCTGATCTCGGCGTGCGTTTTAGTAACCCTGGCACTCAATGAAACCCGTGCAGCAATGCTGACCTATCCGCTTGTTATCTTGCTGATGTTGTTGGTAAATTACTCCCACTCAAGAAAAAAATTGCTGAGACGAGCAGCACTTTTTTTTGTCTTGCTAATGGCTTGTGGCGCAGTAATGAAAGATGTAATCCAGCAGCGTACACAAAATTTAATGAGTGATATTACGAGCTATCAAAATAATAATAGTAATACCTCTGTTGGTGCACGCCTTGCTATGTATCAGGTGGGTTTAGAAACGATGAAGTTAAATTTCATCGGGCAATCCATTGAAGACCGTCAGAACGCCATTACGACGATGATACAACAGCACCCCAATCTTTCAGGTGCTGCACCTTATCTGAACGTTCATTTGCATAATGAAGTTATCGAAACTCTTTCATTAAAAGGCATTGTCGGTACGTTACTGCTGCTCTTGCTCTACATTACGCTTATTTATTACTCAATCAGGCATAAAAACATATCGCTTTTTGTAGTGACACTTGCAATCATGTTGTTCGGCCTTTCCGATGTGTTGCTCTATTCCCGGGAAATGCCCATAGTTGCAATGTCGTGTATCGCACTTTGCGTATTATTACAACAGAATAAAGTTAATGATGAACGAAAAGCCTGTTCTTAG
- the rfaC gene encoding lipopolysaccharide heptosyltransferase RfaC produces MRVLIVKTSSMGDVLHTLPALTDAMHAVPGIRFDWVVEEGFAQIPSWHETVDRVLPVAIRRWRKAWFSAAVKAERATFSRRLREVHYDAIIDAQGLVKSAALVTRLAHGVKHGMDWKSAREPLASLFYNRRHFIAKQQHAVERTRELFAKSLGYRQPQTQGDYAIARHFSTYPKADSERYAVFLHSTTRDDKHWQEDRWRQLIDLLRDAGIRIKLPWGAPHEEARAKRLAEGFDYVDVLPRMSLEEIARMLAGANVVVSVDTGLSHLTAALDRPNITLYGPTDPGLIGGYGKNQLALKAPGQETREISPEMVFEHLTNLSV; encoded by the coding sequence ATGCGGGTATTAATCGTAAAAACCTCATCAATGGGGGATGTCCTGCATACGCTTCCTGCTCTTACCGACGCCATGCATGCCGTGCCGGGCATTCGCTTTGACTGGGTGGTAGAAGAAGGCTTTGCTCAAATTCCTTCCTGGCATGAAACGGTCGATCGCGTATTGCCCGTGGCGATCCGCCGCTGGCGCAAAGCCTGGTTTTCCGCCGCCGTTAAAGCTGAACGCGCTACGTTTTCTCGCCGTTTACGTGAAGTGCACTATGATGCAATCATTGATGCGCAGGGGCTGGTGAAAAGTGCAGCGCTGGTAACCCGACTGGCCCATGGCGTGAAGCACGGTATGGACTGGAAGAGCGCCCGCGAACCGCTGGCAAGCCTCTTTTATAACCGCCGCCATTTTATTGCCAAACAGCAGCATGCCGTAGAGCGCACACGTGAACTGTTTGCCAAAAGTCTCGGTTATCGTCAACCGCAAACGCAGGGCGATTACGCGATTGCGCGGCACTTTTCGACTTATCCGAAGGCCGATAGTGAGCGTTATGCGGTATTTTTACATTCAACAACACGCGATGATAAGCACTGGCAAGAAGATCGCTGGCGTCAGTTAATTGACTTATTGCGTGATGCAGGCATACGCATCAAACTACCCTGGGGCGCGCCTCATGAGGAAGCGAGAGCGAAAAGGCTGGCGGAAGGATTTGACTATGTGGACGTATTGCCACGAATGAGTCTGGAAGAGATTGCGCGGATGCTCGCCGGGGCAAACGTTGTGGTTTCGGTCGATACTGGCCTGAGTCACCTGACGGCAGCGCTCGATCGTCCTAACATTACGCTTTATGGCCCGACCGATCCGGGGTTGATTGGCGGCTATGGCAAAAATCAGCTGGCGCTAAAGGCTCCAGGTCAGGAAACCCGTGAGATTTCACCTGAGATGGTTTTTGAGCATTTAACTAACCTGAGTGTATAA
- the rfaF gene encoding ADP-heptose--LPS heptosyltransferase RfaF, which produces MKILVIGPSWVGDMMMSQSLYRTLRARYPQAIIDVMAPAWCRPLLSRMPEVNEAIPMPLGHGALEIGARRKLGHSLRSRHYDRAYVLPNSFKSALVPFFAGIPLRSGWRGEMRYGLLNDARVLDKQAWPLMVERYVALAYDKGTITSAKDLPQPLLWPELQVSNDEKSATCEAFALSTERPLVGFCPGAEFGPAKRWPHYHYAELAKQLIDEGYQVVLFGSAKDHDAGNEILAALNLEQQAWCRNLAGETQLEQAVILIAACKAVVSNDSGLMHVAAALGRPLVALYGPSSPDFTPPLSHKARVIRLIEGYHKVRKGDAAEGYHQSLIDITPQRVLDELNALLLDEDA; this is translated from the coding sequence ATGAAAATACTGGTGATCGGCCCGTCCTGGGTGGGCGACATGATGATGTCGCAGAGTCTTTACCGCACGCTCCGGGCGCGCTATCCCCAGGCCATTATTGACGTGATGGCACCCGCGTGGTGCCGTCCGCTGCTGTCCCGCATGCCGGAAGTGAATGAGGCAATTCCCATGCCGCTGGGTCACGGCGCGCTGGAGATCGGCGCGCGCCGCAAGCTGGGCCATAGCTTACGCAGCCGCCATTACGATCGCGCTTACGTCCTGCCAAACTCGTTTAAATCCGCACTGGTGCCGTTTTTTGCTGGTATTCCGCTTCGCAGCGGCTGGCGCGGCGAGATGCGCTACGGCCTGCTCAACGATGCGCGCGTCCTGGATAAACAGGCCTGGCCGCTAATGGTGGAGCGCTATGTGGCGCTGGCGTATGACAAAGGTACGATCACCAGTGCGAAGGATCTGCCGCAGCCGCTTTTATGGCCTGAGCTTCAGGTCAGCAATGACGAAAAATCAGCGACCTGCGAGGCGTTTGCATTATCGACAGAACGTCCGCTGGTAGGGTTTTGTCCCGGCGCGGAATTTGGCCCGGCCAAACGCTGGCCGCACTATCACTACGCAGAGCTGGCAAAACAACTCATTGATGAAGGCTATCAGGTGGTCCTGTTCGGCTCAGCGAAAGATCACGATGCGGGCAATGAAATCCTTGCCGCCTTAAACCTTGAACAGCAGGCGTGGTGCCGTAATCTGGCGGGCGAAACCCAACTCGAACAAGCCGTGATCCTGATTGCGGCCTGCAAAGCCGTGGTCAGTAACGACTCGGGATTGATGCACGTGGCCGCCGCGCTTGGCCGTCCGCTGGTCGCCCTGTATGGCCCCAGCAGCCCGGACTTTACGCCGCCGCTTTCTCACAAGGCGCGCGTCATTCGCCTGATTGAAGGTTATCACAAGGTACGAAAAGGCGATGCCGCCGAAGGTTATCACCAGAGCCTGATCGATATCACACCGCAACGCGTGCTGGATGAACTGAATGCGCTACTGCTTGATGAGGATGCCTGA
- the rfaD gene encoding ADP-glyceromanno-heptose 6-epimerase: protein MIIVTGGAGFIGSNIIKALNDKGITDILVVDNLKDGTKFANLVDLNIADYMDKEDFLVQIMAGEEFDDIDAIFHEGACSSTTEWDGKYMMDNNYQYSKELLHYCLEHEIPFLYASSAATYGGRTSDFIESREYEKPLNVYGYSKFLFDEYVRQILPEANSQVVGFRYFNVYGPREGHKGSMASVAFHLNTQLNNGESPKLFEGSDGFKRDFVYVGDVAAVNLWFLENGVSGIFNLGTGRAESFQAVADATLAFHKQGSIEYIPFPEKLKGRYQAFTQADLTNLRAAGYDKPFKTVAEGVTEYMAWLNRDA, encoded by the coding sequence ATGATCATTGTGACTGGCGGCGCAGGTTTTATCGGCAGCAACATCATTAAGGCCCTGAATGATAAAGGCATTACCGACATCCTGGTGGTTGATAACCTGAAAGATGGCACCAAGTTTGCCAACCTGGTCGACCTCAATATCGCTGATTATATGGATAAAGAAGACTTCCTCGTTCAGATCATGGCGGGCGAAGAGTTCGACGATATCGATGCCATTTTTCATGAAGGCGCGTGCTCTTCCACCACCGAGTGGGACGGCAAGTATATGATGGATAATAACTATCAATACTCCAAGGAGCTGTTGCACTATTGCCTGGAGCACGAAATCCCGTTCCTGTACGCGTCCTCGGCTGCCACCTACGGCGGACGCACCTCTGACTTTATTGAATCCCGCGAATACGAAAAACCGCTGAACGTTTACGGCTACTCTAAATTCCTGTTCGATGAATATGTGCGTCAGATCCTGCCGGAAGCGAACTCACAGGTTGTCGGCTTCCGCTATTTCAACGTCTATGGCCCGCGCGAAGGGCATAAAGGCAGCATGGCGAGCGTGGCTTTCCATCTCAATACTCAACTGAACAATGGCGAAAGTCCGAAACTGTTTGAAGGCAGCGACGGCTTTAAGCGTGATTTCGTCTACGTTGGCGACGTTGCGGCGGTGAACCTGTGGTTCCTGGAAAACGGCGTTTCCGGCATTTTCAACCTGGGTACCGGGCGCGCGGAATCTTTCCAGGCCGTCGCGGATGCGACGCTGGCCTTCCACAAACAAGGCAGCATCGAATACATCCCGTTCCCGGAAAAACTGAAAGGCCGCTATCAGGCGTTTACGCAGGCGGATCTCACTAATCTGCGCGCTGCGGGCTACGACAAGCCGTTCAAAACCGTTGCTGAAGGCGTGACGGAATATATGGCCTGGCTGAACCGCGACGCATAA
- the kbl gene encoding glycine C-acetyltransferase — protein sequence MRGDFYKQLSGDLETARAEGLFKEERIITSAQQADITVGDGSHVINFCANNYLGLANHPELIAAAKVGMDSHGFGMASVRFICGTQDSHKVLEKKLAEFLGMEDAILYSSCFDANGGLFETLLGAEDAIISDALNHASIIDGVRLCKAKRFRYANNNMQELEARLKEAREAGARHVLIATDGVFSMDGVIANLKGVCDLADKYDALVMVDDSHAVGFVGANGRGTHEYCEVMDRVDIITGTLGKALGGASGGYTAARKEVVEWLRQRSRPYLFSNSLAPAIVSASINVLEMLASGAELRERLWANARQFREQMSAAGFTLAGADHAIIPVMLGDATVAQNFARELQKEGIYVTGFFYPVVPKGQARIRTQMSAAHTPEQIERAVAAFTRIGKQLGVIA from the coding sequence ATGCGTGGGGACTTTTATAAGCAATTAAGTGGCGATCTGGAAACGGCGCGGGCGGAAGGGTTATTTAAGGAAGAACGGATCATTACTTCTGCCCAGCAGGCGGATATCACTGTCGGCGATGGTAGCCACGTCATTAACTTCTGCGCGAATAACTATCTTGGCCTTGCTAACCATCCTGAACTGATCGCCGCTGCCAAAGTGGGCATGGACTCTCACGGGTTTGGTATGGCATCGGTGCGTTTTATCTGCGGTACGCAGGACAGCCACAAAGTGCTGGAGAAAAAACTGGCCGAATTCCTCGGTATGGAAGACGCGATCCTGTACTCCTCCTGCTTTGACGCCAACGGCGGCCTGTTTGAAACCTTGCTTGGGGCAGAGGATGCCATTATTTCCGACGCGCTGAACCATGCCTCGATAATTGACGGCGTGCGCCTGTGTAAAGCGAAGCGTTTTCGCTACGCCAACAACAATATGCAGGAGCTGGAAGCCCGCCTGAAAGAGGCGCGTGAAGCCGGGGCGCGCCATGTGCTCATCGCCACCGACGGCGTATTTTCCATGGATGGCGTGATCGCCAACCTGAAAGGCGTCTGCGATCTGGCGGATAAATATGACGCTCTGGTAATGGTGGATGACTCCCACGCGGTCGGCTTCGTTGGCGCAAACGGTCGTGGCACGCATGAATATTGTGAAGTGATGGACCGGGTAGACATCATCACCGGTACGCTGGGTAAGGCGCTCGGCGGCGCATCCGGCGGCTATACGGCGGCGCGTAAGGAGGTGGTGGAATGGCTGCGCCAGCGTTCTCGTCCGTACCTGTTCTCCAACTCTCTGGCACCGGCCATTGTTTCCGCCTCGATTAACGTGCTGGAGATGCTGGCATCCGGCGCGGAGTTGCGCGAGCGCCTGTGGGCCAATGCCCGTCAGTTCCGCGAGCAGATGTCGGCGGCGGGTTTTACGCTGGCCGGGGCCGATCACGCGATTATTCCGGTGATGTTAGGCGACGCCACGGTGGCGCAGAACTTTGCCCGCGAGCTGCAAAAAGAAGGGATTTACGTCACCGGTTTCTTCTACCCGGTGGTGCCAAAAGGCCAGGCGCGGATCCGTACCCAAATGTCGGCGGCGCATACGCCGGAACAAATTGAACGTGCGGTGGCAGCCTTTACCCGCATCGGTAAACAACTGGGCGTGATTGCCTGA
- the tdh gene encoding L-threonine 3-dehydrogenase, giving the protein MKALSKLKAEEGIWMTDVPKPDVGHNDLLIKIRKTAICGTDVHIYNWDEWSQKTIPVPMVVGHEYVGEVVGIGQEVKGFKIGDRVSGEGHITCGYCRNCRGGRTHLCRNTVGVGVNRPGCFAEYLVIPAFNAFKIPDNISDELASIFDPFGNAVHTALSFDLVGEDVLVSGAGPIGIMAAAVAKHVGARNVVITDVNEYRLELARKMGVTRAVDVSKENLTEVMAELGMTEGFDVGLEMSGAPPAFRSMLDTMNHGGRIAMLGIPPSDMSIDWNKVIFKGLFIKGIYGREMFETWYKMAALIQSGLDLSPIITHRFPIDAFQQGFDEMRSGRSGKVILSWD; this is encoded by the coding sequence ATGAAAGCGTTATCGAAACTGAAAGCGGAAGAAGGCATCTGGATGACCGACGTCCCAAAACCGGACGTTGGCCATAACGACCTGCTGATCAAAATCCGTAAAACCGCGATTTGTGGCACCGATGTGCATATCTATAACTGGGACGAGTGGTCGCAAAAGACTATCCCGGTTCCAATGGTTGTCGGCCATGAATATGTGGGTGAAGTGGTCGGTATTGGTCAGGAAGTGAAAGGCTTTAAAATTGGTGACCGCGTGTCGGGCGAAGGCCATATTACCTGCGGCTACTGCCGTAACTGCCGCGGCGGGCGCACGCATCTGTGCCGCAATACCGTGGGCGTGGGGGTTAACCGTCCGGGCTGCTTCGCGGAATATCTGGTGATCCCGGCCTTTAACGCGTTTAAAATTCCTGACAATATTTCCGACGAGCTGGCATCTATCTTCGATCCGTTTGGCAATGCGGTTCACACGGCGCTGTCGTTCGATCTGGTCGGTGAAGACGTGCTGGTCTCCGGCGCGGGTCCGATTGGCATTATGGCCGCGGCGGTGGCGAAACACGTCGGCGCGCGTAACGTTGTTATTACCGATGTGAATGAATACCGCCTTGAGCTGGCGCGTAAAATGGGCGTCACCCGTGCGGTTGATGTCTCTAAAGAAAACCTGACCGAGGTGATGGCTGAACTGGGCATGACCGAAGGTTTTGACGTGGGGCTGGAGATGTCCGGTGCGCCGCCAGCGTTTCGTTCCATGCTGGACACCATGAATCACGGCGGTCGTATCGCCATGCTGGGCATTCCACCGTCGGATATGTCGATTGACTGGAATAAAGTGATCTTTAAGGGATTGTTTATCAAAGGTATCTACGGACGCGAGATGTTTGAAACATGGTACAAGATGGCGGCGCTGATCCAGTCTGGTCTGGATTTGTCACCTATTATTACCCACCGATTCCCGATTGATGCGTTCCAGCAGGGCTTTGACGAGATGCGTTCCGGTCGGTCCGGGAAAGTGATCCTGAGCTGGGATTAA
- a CDS encoding lipopolysaccharide core heptose(II) kinase RfaY: MPIVTSKENGFTIYQKDTGVRFGEIVKKYLAGELPSVSLGSGNEDRTVAVVEYEGKKYIVKNDREKDKRLEKRLQNYLSGPFFSKLIYATDRAITQGYTGTADLYYVAEKMVGRECENVFTLHEYVEGTPLKVIDDSNREEIKNCILALHRAGLASNDIHAGNFIRTPEGELKVIDLSCRGSMRVCQANDILTLRKKYHLEVEGHGAVYRAIRLKEDFRKLSRRLRGKVSSHA; the protein is encoded by the coding sequence ATGCCCATCGTTACCAGTAAAGAAAACGGCTTCACGATTTATCAGAAGGACACAGGCGTTCGTTTTGGCGAGATAGTAAAAAAATATCTGGCCGGCGAGTTGCCGTCGGTATCGTTGGGCAGTGGTAATGAGGACAGAACCGTTGCGGTCGTGGAATACGAAGGTAAAAAATATATCGTCAAAAACGATCGGGAAAAAGATAAGCGGCTTGAGAAACGGCTGCAAAATTATCTCTCCGGGCCTTTTTTCTCAAAGCTGATTTATGCCACCGACCGCGCGATAACCCAGGGTTATACCGGGACCGCCGATCTCTATTATGTGGCGGAAAAAATGGTCGGCCGCGAATGTGAAAACGTCTTTACCCTTCATGAGTATGTCGAAGGAACGCCGTTGAAGGTCATCGACGATTCGAATCGCGAGGAGATTAAAAATTGTATTCTGGCGCTGCACCGCGCCGGGCTTGCCTCCAATGATATTCATGCCGGGAATTTTATCCGTACCCCGGAGGGGGAGCTGAAGGTTATTGATCTCTCCTGTCGCGGCAGTATGCGAGTGTGCCAGGCGAACGATATTTTAACCCTGCGGAAAAAATACCATCTCGAGGTAGAAGGTCACGGCGCGGTGTATCGCGCGATCAGATTGAAAGAGGATTTTCGTAAGCTTTCACGCAGGTTGCGCGGTAAGGTGAGTTCTCACGCCTGA